GCAGACATTGAAGCCAGAAGAAATCGTACATGTAAAAGGTGATGTCATTAACTATCGTGGTCGTAAACAAATGAAAGTGAATCAAATTCGATTAGCGACACCTGAAGATAACATGAATACACAAGATTTCGTAGATGGAGCACCTATGTCTCCAGCTGAAATTCAAGAAGCACTTTCCCATTATATGTTAGATATTGAGAATGCTAATTTACAACGCATTACAAGACATTTAATTAAAAAGTATCAAGAAAGTTTCTTTACATTTCCAGCTGCAAGTTCACATCATCATAATTTTGCGAGTGGTTTAAGTTATCATGTTTTAACGATGTTAAAAGTTGCTAAATCTATTTGTGATATATACCCACTATTAAATAGAAGCCTATTATATAGTGCCATCATTTTACATGATTTAGGAAAAGTAAAAGAGCTTAGTGGACCTGTGGCTACAACGTATACTGTTGAAGGTAATTTATTAGGGCATATTTCAATTGCAAGTGATGAAGTGGCTGAAGCAGCAAAAGAGCTTGGAATCGAAGGTGAAGAGGTGATGTTATTAAGACATATGATCTTAGCTCATCACGGTAAATTAGAGTTTGGTTCACCTAAAATGCCGCATTTAAAAGAAGCCGAGATTCTATTTTTCATAGATAATATAGATGCTAAAATGAATATGTT
The DNA window shown above is from Staphylococcus sp. M0911 and carries:
- the yhaM gene encoding 3'-5' exoribonuclease YhaM; its protein translation is MRNVEKLNPGDSVNHFFLIHRATQGVTAQGKDYMTLYLQDKSGDIEAKLWTATKEDMQTLKPEEIVHVKGDVINYRGRKQMKVNQIRLATPEDNMNTQDFVDGAPMSPAEIQEALSHYMLDIENANLQRITRHLIKKYQESFFTFPAASSHHHNFASGLSYHVLTMLKVAKSICDIYPLLNRSLLYSAIILHDLGKVKELSGPVATTYTVEGNLLGHISIASDEVAEAAKELGIEGEEVMLLRHMILAHHGKLEFGSPKMPHLKEAEILFFIDNIDAKMNMFEKAFKKTEKGQFTERIFGLENRQFYNPIQLD